The sequence acaaccctgtgaaaatttgggctcaattggtcatcgaagaaaaaacacccttgttgggcgaatttgtgtgctttcagataagaataaaagacttctagcaagtcttgtattattattttagtgagaaattacctctttctcaaaaactgtgttacttcagagggagtcgtttcccacaatgttttatatcatgaGCAGCTGTCCAAcgttcgttaccaagtcagtttttaagttaatatttgttttgagtaattaccaaacgtgtaccttccctttaaatcatcTTACACGGTTTGACaatattgatagtagaaagtttcccttcaaattactaactgaggtgctgcagtttttcagaaatgagtaaaaacaagtcacaaaatatttttcgtctgaactgagacgaaaatgattttagcatatTCACCAGTTTATGATATTAAAACATAACATACCataatagctctatggttttacatgcttaaactgagacgaaaattatttttgtgacattgttttactcattttcacaaaacctacagcacctcagtaagtaacattTAAGGGAATCTTTCATCTTCAAactgcaaatctgtggacattgtgttttgtgttagaaaaaaagtGTAGCCTATAGACACCTAATAGTTCTTGGAATTACGGCCAAGCCGGACTGAAAGATTTCAGATTTGTCGAAGTACAATTATTTTGCTTGGTGATATTAATGGACGAGAAATTGTAGATTTGTGGATAGAATGTAGGCCCTACCAGCCGAAGGTTATCATAAACCCACACTCTAAAGTAAACCACCCCCTACCCCCACCCCAATAACATACTATTCtatagtgcttgcaacattatctAGTAAAAAATTTCATTGAAATTATGTTACTTACTAAATTAGTTTGTTtaactggaaaatgtttttggaCATTGAAACATGTTTCCAGCGTGTTACTTCTGGAAAGACAGTCATTTCATCGAACTATCACTTTTGTTTGAACACTCAACTGTAGAATTGTATAGACAATAAAGTTAAGAGTAGATTCGCATCGAATTATAtacagttaagtgtagattcggtACATAATCTATACCTTAACCACTAGAGTAACGTCACAGAACTAGTTTAGTAGGTTTTAAAGCAAATGTTTTATGTCGATGGCACTTTATTTGATCCATTATATTTGGTGACCGACTCTCTttatacattattttttaattcaaagTAATATTTTGGGCAGAAAACTAAAACATGTGACGGGAGCATGCTGGACCTGCGTTTACAGGTTGTAGCCTACGTTTATATAAATGATGTGCCATATAAATGATGTGCCATAATATAACTGATGTGCCATTTGACTTTATCGTTCTGAAGAGTGACACTAAGTAGATATTTTTATTGTGAACTGCTCAAATTCCCCATAACCCCACCAACCACACCCACTGTAAAATAGTCATCTAAACGTAGAGGAGATGCGGTGGTGAGACCATTTACTTGACTGAGAGGAGCCTTGGAAAATCATCTATCATAGTAGATTGTAAAATCATACACTGGAACATTATTCAAACAAAAACGTCAAACGAAAAACTACGAAAAGAGAAAATAAAGTTAagtatattttaaaatttattttccaTGTATTAATACTTTGAACGATGTATTATATAACTTAAACATAGTTGACGGAAATCGTGTACGATTATTATTGTCAATAACATAATATTTGTAATGCGACTCAGTCAATCAATCTTGGGCGACGCAGACATCAAATTTAGGTTCTTGAACATTTTGAATATAAAAATACACTGAATTTACTGGTGATAAGTTAGCCCACGAAGCAATCACTGACAGACACCCTGGGAGCCTTGAATACAACATGCTTATTATAAACATACTTTAAAACATAGACTTCTTATTGAACATGGCAGTGTAAAACTTGTTAAAAGGAGTGCGTCCTACGCAAACataataaaacattaaacaGCAAAAATGTACCAGATAAAGGTCAATGcacaagtattttttttctcaaaaaaatcagGAATTTTTGTTATCTAATTATATACCCCAATTTTTTACATTATTAATCAGACTGCAATAGCCAAAGTTTGTTATAATTTTATACGCACACTGGTTAAAAAAGAGTATTTTCAGATCAGACAATATgccaaaaaagaaggaaaatatTACAAACGAATGTTTTAAATCACAACGGAAATTATCGTTGGTTCAGTTGCTCAACACGACATGTATTGTGAGTAAAAGAAATGTTGACTATTGTGAACTAAATcaaatcattttatttatttgtcttaaGTGTATTAGTGTAATATACAGAGTATTGCTTTTAATTAGTCGGAGACTAACTTTAAAGGTTTTCGTATTTACAAAACTGAGGTAGTTGTTTTGCcaaagttgtttgtttcttGTTGCGAGGTTTCTCAGCGAGTGGTTAAGCACTACAAATTGTAACGATATGGGTATGTTTGGTAGAATTAGCCATCTAGCATAGAGAATATTGCAACAGTTCGActattaaaggattcgggtactttttcaaaatgtccacagatttacattaaacttacagggtttgaagataataatagtggaaagcttcccttcaaatattactaactaaggttgtgtagtttttgagaaatgagttaaacaagtcacaaaataattttggtctcatgagaccaaaattattttagcatgtaaaatcctcttaaccagttatgatattataccaaaaccatagcataactggttaatacgtttttacatgctaaaactgagacgaaaattattacttttactcatttctcaaaaactacagcacctcagtaagtaaaatttcaagggaagctttctactatcataatcttcaaactgtgtaagtttaatgtaaatctgtggacattgtgttttttgtaaggAAAAGGTACACATACCCTTTAAGTAATGATGTTATAAAGATATCCAAATGGATTTGCGTTTCTTATTTTTGACTTGACAGGGAAAATGTTCGTGTACTTAAAATTACCCAATTATCTTTTtcatacataaaacaaattaacgCAATGCCTTTTGGGCAAGTCATGGTTTAGTAAGTTAAATATATTTGAAATAAAGATTAAATTTATCATATCTATGTTCATAAATATTAATTCAGTCTGCTttttacaaaagaaatgttgggAATAGTTTGATCAGACGAACCAAGGCTGAAATTATCACTGATTCAGACACTCTTGGGAGAACAGAAAATTTGATTGCTAGCTTTCATTTGTTGATGTgtctagtttgtttgtttgtttgtttgtttgtttgtctgtctgtctgtttgtctgtctgtttatttgtttgtttgttgttatctTCCACTGACTTCCCAGTTATAAATTTATATTATACATCATTTATACACTGTACATAAGCATAATCTGCCGATATTTGACAAAAGTATAAAGACACTATGTACCATAACACCAGCTTTCAAGTTTTTACATACATTATTATGTACATCATACTATGGggaaatcactcttaaaacaataatatgacCTTGTCAgtataaaaaacatatttgtacattaatataaaagtaaaaaggggtctctaaatttaaaaaatgctgtaCATAATACATTGGTTCTTTAAAACCATTTTCTATTCTTTTCCCCTTTTTCCCGAACACTGGCACTTAGGGGTTGATACTTTGGAATCATGATTTTAAAAACGACAGAACATTCGTTTGatctttttgaaatattttaataaataacataCCAGAAATAGTGCCATTTATTGTTTCCAATCGATCACACTCGGTCTGCTTTATTTACACACTGTCTCGCAAGACACCGCAAATTCACACAGTAtaaaaatagcgccctctgtcacACAATCTTAAAGTTCGTGTTGCCACACACACTGTGTAGAGCGCCCTCTACTTATCCAGCTTGGAACAAATCTTGACTCGTCTGTGTTCCTTGGTGAGGAACTTAATTGCCCTTTGGATGACGTGTATGTTGGGATCACTGCATCGACGTGTACTCTTATGAATACACTGTCGGTATTTAATCAGACTGTGGCACGGATCTTCATCTTCGCCTTGTAAGGCAGAAACAAACTGGTTGTTACAAGGCCTCATGGTCGACACAATACAACTCTGTCTTCTTAACCGACTTCTGTAGCGCTTTGACTCTGTGGATCACAAAGAACAGTGGTGCAAAATTAGTATTCAATTTCCATCATTTTGATTCATGCATTACTTTAATGAGGTTGGTCTCACATGATTCATGATGGAGGAAGAATCAGAAATTCAATATTGCCCTCTCTGCCTTAAGCAGTGACACATTGATTATGACATTGTCATGAACAAAGAGTTAGAAGATAATGCGGAACTGGAACTTGTTGGTCAACGGTTGTTCACCAATCAAACTTCAAGCAGgcttggtaagacactgctctagaattgcaagggtcgtgggttcgaatcccacctgagtaacatcctgtgatatttcttcacaggactcaggaaagtactgagtatacagtgctaacacacatcggtgtatgggtaaaaaccaaaattaatattcaagcAGGCTTGTTTACAACTGTTTATAGCTTCAAGCCAGTGGACGCAACATTCttttttttagcaaatttaataataaattaacCACAGGAAAAACAATTTGGGGTGAACAGAGGAGAAGAAGAAATTATTCATACAAAATGGTTCTTCAATGAAAATACTAAGAATGCATGAAGAGTAACTTTTGATCCCAAATTAATTTGTTCATCAACTCACGTCTTCTTCCTGATCTGACTTGTCTAATGCCAGCTTGAACTGCGTCTGATACTGCTGATGTTGGCATGATATTTGTGCTGACTGCTGATGTTGATGGTCGGACTCTGGGCATATGTGCATCTTGACAAAGTGACTTTCTAAATCGCGTTATAAGAGAATTCACTTCATCATCAAAGGAACTTTGCGATTGGCCACCCTCGGACTCCGTACTACATGTCGTTCTTTCACGCTGAATACAGtttttgtaaacctgtgaacgatacaaagtttcaaataatgAGCTTCAAAAATCACCAGACTTTGAAATAAACAATGTGTTATAAAGATAACAGAAGTGCCAGCAGTGGAGTGTTTTCTTGTCCATGTTTGCAATGTATTTGTTATGAATAAAATACCATGTTCCCTGAAAAATCAATGGTGTTGGTAAGATACTCTAGCTAGCTATACGACTATGATTAACTTTGACTTGCAATGTTGTTTGTCCATTGGAGGTCGACTCCATATATTTCGATTATTCTGTGAATTTAGACTGGCTGTTAAATAATGGATGAATACACAACTGAACAGGTCATTCAGAGGACAGGAGCAGCAATTATTCTTCATGTAAATTGGATATGGGTTGCGTGTTAGTGATACCGCAATGTTATGAATACGGTGAACAAGTAAAGGCCAATTTATGTCTGCTAATGTGAATTTTGTCACACAGTACAAATTGATTTTTAGATTACATTGAAATAAACTTTAACAAAACTATGGGTAACTGGTAACAACAATTTGGTACATGGAATCTACGTTGAGGTTTTGAGAATGCATGAACTTACTGGCAAGCTGTGGCACATAGCGTCACCTTGTTTGGATCCCCACTTCTTCACTGCGTTTATGAACTCCGTGCTGCAAGTTTTCATCAATGTTGTAAAACAGTCCTCTAGAATATACACAGGAACAAGAAACACAATATTAACGCATGATAAAGGTTGAATAAAATGAACATGGAAAACTGCAATTCGTAAATAGTCTATAAGGCAATGTGCTATTGGTTGAATACTATGTTGAGTACACATGTATATGTAACCCGCAGCTTGAACTTAATCCAAAAAGAGTTGGGTCATCGAAATGTCAGGTTAATTCATGCATGCAAATTGCCTCGAAAATCCAGGAAGAGCTTTccacaaacaatattttaaattttcccTTTGCTTAATACTAGTGAAGATTCAGTGTATGGATATACTGTGTTTGTTGTCTTGGCCAATAAACGAACCCACGCACTCCAAACCTCTTTCATATTTTCATCTGCACTGATCTAACAATGTACAACAAAAATGACAAGAATAGGATGGGGAGAGGGTGGAGGAAGGGGAGGTTTCTGGCGGTCGGTACAGTACTCTATGTAGACCGCAGCGAAGGATTGACGAGAACGAAAACACATGTGACAAGCAACCAATCAATGGGCCTTGACCGCATCGGAAATCGTCAATCCAACCGGCCGAGCAAGAACAATCCGATAGAGTTGCCTGGCTGCTTTACCAGAAGGACGTGAAGTTGTGAACAATTGATTGAATGCGTAGCAATCGCAATGCATGCAATAGCAATAGTTGGAAATTTGCGGGAGCGTACCATCGCAGTCGCGCAACGGGTTGGATAGTTTGTATCACATGCATCAAGTCGGCACTTCCTGTAAGTGTCGATCTTGTATTGGGCTCAcagttttaactctttccttGCTTTGATTTTACCTAAAGATTTCCCTTTATCAATTGTAATTTAAGGCGATTAAATGATAGACATCGTTCGTTAAAGAACATGTAATAAACATTACCCAACTTATTTATTAGATGCCAACCCCGCCCAGAGTCCGGATTTGTGGGCCTTGTCCGGACTTTGATACGGAACCACCTACAGCGCATGTTGAGGGTATCAATGACAATATTGTCAAAGGGAGATAGAAAAGGTGTTTGATGAGGTATGTGAATGGGCTGGTGACCAGCTAATTGAATGGCTCAACGGACGACCTCACATGTAGTCTCCCCCACCTCTTATTGTTACGAAAGACCAACTACTGACACAAACATCTGTGAGGCTTCTTCATCGAGCAGGTTATTTAGGCGCCTCATTAGGACATCTCGTGGGCGTTCCTGCTCGGAATTCCAGCCTAAGTGTGGACAACACCTTATGTCTGCATAAATGCACTCATTACCTGACAGGTAAAGGCCACTTCTATAAAAGCAGGCGCCTGTTGTTGTTCTGAATAAACCAGATTTATACTTCAGCAAATAATACACATTACATCGTTCACTTTCAATGACAGACTATGAGCTTGCGTTTTTAGATCGGGTGAAAATTTGTTCATGCTTTTAGTTTTAGTGTCCTTGATTTAGAGTCAATTGTTTTTTGGaaaatactttgtttttttgtttttgtttcaaattcagaatgtGGAATCTTACCTTCAGGTTTCGGTGTGTTGTGCTGGACCTGAGACTTGAACTCCGTTCGAGATATTCTGCCATCCTTGTCTTGATCGAAGTTTGAGAAAATTGTTTTGGAGTCCATTTCAGGCATGTTAGGGTTGGATTTCCGGTACTCGATGTGTGTTATAAACCCATCTCCATTTTGATCATTTAAAGTGAACGCTTCCATTGGGAGAAGAAGAATTTCCGGGTAGCTAAAGGTAACACAAAGGGTAAACAGTTAATGGAATAATCCAGAATGAGTTAAACAGTTAATGGAATAATCCAGAATGAGTTTTATTAAAGAAAATCAAATCGAGATTGGTATTTAGAGAAAACGAAATCGCTGCGAATGTCTGACGTCGGTACGTAAATAAAGCATGAACCGATGACACTGTGATATCATTTTCACAGtcattttaaagatgctatgtcagacttttggccgatttgatcccaaaattttgatttaaaattcaattcaggtattttgatgggggtcgagaaagttacaagctttcatttgagccattgcgcGAAAAAGTCGGTCAaatattagtagcagtgaaataaagtgctcaaaattagtttttgtcgggatcccgacaatatatcacgtgaccaattcttatgtgttttaaaagaaacgttttaaatttgtgtcatggttcctaaccattaaaagtaacagttaaacttttttttttcgtaagagcaggtgatactctttTAAATACcactcactcaaaaaaatctattttttaatgtttggggccaaatatctgacatagcatctttaagttgCTGGCAAATCCCGTTCCTGAACATGATTGTTTCCTCATAGCCAAGGATGTGTTTGGCAATGGGTTCACCATAAGCACAGCTACAATCACCTTACAATATTATATTGGTGTCCCTGGAACAGATCAATGGATTGACAACCACCAAGGCAACCGTTTCTGTAttcgcttaaagacactggaccattggtaattgtcaaagaccagtcttctcacttggtgtatttcaacatatgcataaaataacaagcctgtgaaaatttgagctcaagtggtcgtcggagtttgcgagataataatgaaagaaaacaaacccttgtcacacgaagttgtgtgctttctgatgcttgatttcgagacctcaaattctaaacttgaggtctcgaaatcaaattcgtggaaaataacatctttcccgaaaactacgttacttcagagggagccgtttttcaccatgtttttactatcaacctctccccattactcgttaccaagtaaggttttatgctaacaattattttaagcaattaccaatagtatacactgcctttaaaacaatatatatagCACTTTGTCAATAAAGAACAATGCGATCTTCAGTTTGTCAAATACCAAATCTGCAAAGACTTACTCTTTGATACGGCTTTGTTGttaatgagtttttttttaatacccgTTGGGTgcgaatttataaaaacaaatgtagcCTTTTCTTCTCAGCTAAATCTATTGCGACAGTTTTTGGTAAATATTATTGGTAGTGAATATGTATCtggaaaacattttgtttggaaCCCAGAAGACAGTGATGAGACCAGTCAAAAAAGCATTTCCGGTGCAATCCTTTCTTCCATTTGTTAACACTGACAGTCTATTGAACAATGAGCTGTCAATCACCGTCTCTATTGTTAACAAGTTTAAACCAACCCGCGGGACACCTCTTTATGTACGCACTCAATTCGATCAAAAAATCGTATCGACTCTTACGAAGAAGATTACATGGGTAGGCATATAATTGGGTTGCATTCACAAGCAAGATTTTCTTAATCTTCAATAACAAAATCAAGCGTAAAAATGGaaagacttttaaaaaaaaaagtatcacGGCAATTTTTGTGTGAACGAATTAATCacgtataaataaataattaattactttATGGAAATAGTTCAGATATCCAATCTGATTGATCAGGCATAATCAAAGTGGAGTGGCGATTCATACTGATTTCGTCCGtatatttttttgttggggTCGTGAAGTGTGTTTTTATGGGTTCTTGTCATCATATGATTTCCATTGTTAACGACTATCTCCAGTTAATGGACACGGATCGTTTGAGTTTATGAATAAGTACATCACA comes from Asterias amurensis chromosome 3, ASM3211899v1 and encodes:
- the LOC139935367 gene encoding uncharacterized protein, whose translation is MMYVSVITCLVCLVPILVRSLPVDEEYSASSSDYQSSADYPEILLLPMEAFTLNDQNGDGFITHIEYRKSNPNMPEMDSKTIFSNFDQDKDGRISRTEFKSQVQHNTPKPEEDCFTTLMKTCSTEFINAVKKWGSKQGDAMCHSLPVYKNCIQRERTTCSTESEGGQSQSSFDDEVNSLITRFRKSLCQDAHMPRVRPSTSAVSTNIMPTSAVSDAVQAGIRQVRSGRRQSKRYRSRLRRQSCIVSTMRPCNNQFVSALQGEDEDPCHSLIKYRQCIHKSTRRCSDPNIHVIQRAIKFLTKEHRRVKICSKLDK